The window AAATTCATTGACCTCAGCGGCTGATGCCCTGACTGTCAACCCCTATTCGAGGTAAGACTCATCTTTTATGCTGCTTGCGACACTGATGAATGCCCAGATCAGCGAATCCTATCTTGATTCAAAACTTTGAGACAATGTTTCCAACACTAGGTCCAATTCCGACTAAACCACTCCGATTGATAAAAGTGATGGGTTTACATGACGCAGCAGCCTACTTTCAAAAGAAAGCACTTCGTTTACAGTCAACGGCATGAACGACTCGACCACCATTGTCAGCCGCTGCGACGCCACGACCTGCCGCTTCAACAGCGATATGGCCTGCACCGCCGGCCAGATTGAAGTGAGCCTGAGCGCCCAGCAGGCCCAGTGCCTGACCTTCAGCCCGGCCAGCGACGCCCAGAGCGACCAGCCCAGCGCCCAGAACTAAGCGGCACATCTGCGAAGGCCTCCGGTGACACCGGGGGCTTTTTTGATCCCTTCAGGGTGCAGACATGCGGAAGCCCGGAATACCTGATGCCTCTTTCCGTTAGTGGTTGCGGCATTGGCCAGCAGCGCCGCAAGCGGCAGGAACAGAGGTCGCCCGAACCGCCTCCCCGACCCCAGGTGGGCCGGCGCGGGTCATTTCTTCATCCTGAACGCGCTACCCTGTTCTCTATGTCGGACGCTCTCCTTACGCTGGAAATCGAGAAACTGGTCGCCGGAGGTCTGGGGCTGGCCCGTGACGAATCCGGCGTGGTGCTGGTGCGCGGCGCGCTGCCGGGTGAACAGGTCACCGCCCGCGTGCGCGCGGGCAAGGGCGTGCGCCAGGGCGAGGTCGTGGAGGTGCTGCGCCGCAGCCCCCAGCGCGTGGACGCCCCCGAGTTGCCCACCGCCGATCTGGCCCACGCGACCTACGCCGCGCAGCTGGAATACAAGCGCGCCTTTGTGGAAGAAGCCCTGAGCCGCATTGCCAAGGTGCGCCACGGCGTCTCGCCCACCGTGCCCAGCCCAGACGCCTGGGGCTACCGCAACACCGCGCAGTATCTGGTGACGCCGCAGGGCCTGGCCTACCGCGAACGCCGGGGCAAAGAGCCCCTGGTGGTGCAGCGCGACCCCCTGGTCATGCCCCAGATTCAGGCGGTGCTGGACAAACTGGACCCCGCGCAGCTGGACCCCGCCACCGAGGTCGCCTTTCGCGCTAGCCGCCTGACCGGCGAGGTGGTGGCCGCCCTGATCGGGGCCGGCGAGCCCAAACAGTTCCTGCGCGCCAGTGACCACCTGATGGACGCGGGCGTGGTGGGCGTCTCGCTTGCCCAGCCGGCCGGGCGCCGCTTTAGCGCCGGGGTGCGCCTGATTGCCGGCGAAAGCGAAATCCGCGAGCAGTTTGGCAACGTGCAGGTGAGCGTGTCGGCCACCGGCTTTGCCCAGGTCAACCCCCAGGCCGCCGGGCTGGCCTACCTGCGCGCCGCTGAACTGGCCGGCGAAGGGGAACACGCCGTGGACCTGTACGGCGGCGCTGGCGCCATCGGGCGACACCTGGCCCCGAAGTTCCGCCGCGTGACGGTGCTGGACGCCGCCCCCGAGGCGCTGGCCCGTGGTCGGCAGGATGTGGCCCAGAGCGGCGAGAAAAACGTGACCTTCAGGAACGGCGACGCCGCGCGCTTCTCCGAGCTGGGCACCGATGTGATCGTGGTGGACCCGCCCCGCGCCGGCCTAGAGGAGGGCGCCCGCGACCATATTCACGCCAGCACTGCAGACCGGCTGGTCTACGTGTC of the Deinococcus betulae genome contains:
- a CDS encoding class I SAM-dependent RNA methyltransferase, which produces MSDALLTLEIEKLVAGGLGLARDESGVVLVRGALPGEQVTARVRAGKGVRQGEVVEVLRRSPQRVDAPELPTADLAHATYAAQLEYKRAFVEEALSRIAKVRHGVSPTVPSPDAWGYRNTAQYLVTPQGLAYRERRGKEPLVVQRDPLVMPQIQAVLDKLDPAQLDPATEVAFRASRLTGEVVAALIGAGEPKQFLRASDHLMDAGVVGVSLAQPAGRRFSAGVRLIAGESEIREQFGNVQVSVSATGFAQVNPQAAGLAYLRAAELAGEGEHAVDLYGGAGAIGRHLAPKFRRVTVLDAAPEALARGRQDVAQSGEKNVTFRNGDAARFSELGTDVIVVDPPRAGLEEGARDHIHASTADRLVYVSCDPATWARDVGDLVRRGWKLAEVAPHDFYPQTSHVEIVSVLNR
- a CDS encoding DUF1540 domain-containing protein, which codes for MNDSTTIVSRCDATTCRFNSDMACTAGQIEVSLSAQQAQCLTFSPASDAQSDQPSAQN